The Nocardioides sp. sequence CAGGCTCGGGTTGGCCGCGGTGCGGGCGCGCTCGTTGACGATGGCGTCGTTGTCCTTCAGGAACTGCGCTTCCTGTGCGTCCTTCAGCGGGATGAAGACCATCGGGTCGCCACCGGACGAGACCATCCGTCGCGTCAAGCCGACCACGGTGTAGTCGTGGCGGCGGATGCGGATGCGTTCGCCCAGGGCAAAGCCCGTGCGAACGTCGGCCACTGCTTCGTAGTGGCTGCGGGTGACGTGCCGGCCCGCCACCAGGTAGCCTGGTTCGCCCGGTTGCCCGGGCTCGAAGCCGACCACCATGGCGCGCACGTCGTCGTTGTCGCTGCTGGGCGCACCATCACCCGCCGATGCGCGACGTACCTGCATCGTCAGGTAGGTGACGTTGGCAGCGCGTGCCACCCCGGGCAGCCCGAGCACGCTGCGCACCGTGTCGTCGCGCAGGCTGGACGATTCCGCGTACGGGCCCTGGGTGCCTTGCTGGACCACCCAGAGATCGGCACCGCTGTTGTTCAGCAGTGCGCGCGCGTCGTCGACCATGCCGCGGTAGACGCCGGCCATGGTCAGCGTCACGCCGATCAACAGGCCCAGGCCCATGCCGGTCAGCACGAACTTGCCCCACGAATGCAGGATGTCGCGGCCGGCCAGGCTGATCACGGCTGTTGCCCCGCCAGCGTCTCGACCACCGTGATGCGGCTGCGCGCGCCGATGTCCTTTTCGCTGTACACGATGACCGTCGTGCCGGGTTTGACGCCCTCGAGGATCTGCACCTGGCCATCCAGGCTGGTCAGGCCAGTGCGCACCGGCGCGAAGCGCAGGTCGCCGCCGTCGAGCGTCCATACGCCGATCTGCGCCTGCAGCCGCCTGATGGCCGCATTGGGCAGCAGCACGGCGTTGGCGGTCGGCGGCAGGGACAGCGTCACCTCGGCCAGTTCGCCCACCGACAGGTCGCTGGGTGCCTGGTCGAAGCTGACCTGGGCGACGCGCTCTTCAGTCACGCTGTCGCTGATGGTTTCGACGCGCGCGACCTTTCCGGCGACGGCGCGCCCGGGGTTCGAACGCAGCACCACCTGTGCCGGCAGACCCGCCGTCAGCCCGGCCGAGCGGGCCTGGTCCAGCCGCACCTTGACCCACAGGGACGACGGCTGGATCACCCGCAGCACGGCCTGCCCGGCCACCACGGTCGACCCGGGTTCGGCATCGCGGCTGATCACCACGCCGTCGGCAGGGGCCAGCAGGCGCACGTTGGCGCGCTGCTGGCGCAGTCCAGCCCGCTCGGCCGCCAGGCGCTGTTGATCCTGTCGGGCCGCAGCCACGTTGGCAGTGGCCGCGGTGACAACCGCGTCGGCCGACGCCTGCTCCTGCAACCGGGCCTCGACGGCATTGGCGCTGATGAAGTTCTGTTGGCCCAACTCGACCGTGCGACGCGCGTTGACGGCCGCCAGCGCCTGGCGTGCCAGGGCGTCGCGGCGCTGGGCATCCGCGCCAGCCATGGCGCTGCCGGCACGCGCCACTGCGGCGTCGAGCGCCGCCGTGCGCTCGTCCAGGTCGACCGGATCCATCTCGGCCAGCAACTGGCCCGCCTTGACGAGGCTGCCGACGTCCACGGTCACGGTGCGCACACGGCCGGCCGCCGTCGGACCGATCAGGTAGCTGCGCCTTGCCTCGACCGTGCCGATGCCGAACAGAGCAGGCGTGAGCCGGCCTTCGGCTGCTTGCACGACCGTGACGCGCGTCGGCGCCAGCGGCCCCGACCGCATGACCACGAAGGCCAACGCGGCCAGCAGCAGGACGCCCAGGAGCCCAAGGACGACTCGGCGGATGCCGATGGAGGAGAGTTTCATGAGGCTTCCCCGAGGCTGCGCCGGTAAAGGGCGTAGAGGGCATCCGACTGCTGGCGCATCGCAGCCGTGCGCCCAGTCAGCATCGATTGCATGACCAGCCCCTGGATCAGGCCGATGAAACTCGTCGCAGCGGCTTCGGCGTCCAGTTCGGGGCTGACCAGCTTGCTCTGGATCGACAGATTCAACTGACCGACGAGCAGCTTGCGGTAACCCTGGAGCACGGCGCGTACCTCGCTCTTGGCCGCGGAGTCGGCAGGTTGCTGGAGCTCATGGAAGATGAACCGGGGCACGCCCGGGTGGGCGATGACGAACTCGACATGCGTGCGGAACATCGCAGACAACGCGTCCAGGGGCGTGACCGCGTCGTCCACGGCGGTCTGCAGCGTTTGCAGCAGGGTCTCGCGCACCCAGCGCATGGCCGCCAGCCAGATGGCGTCCTTGGTGGGAAAGTGCTTGAAGACGGCACCCTGCGTGACGCCGATGGCCGCTGCGATGTCGCTGGTGGTGATCAAGGCCGGGCTCGACTCGCGCGCCAGGCGCAGCGCCGCAGCCACGATCTCTGCCTGGCGTTCTTCGGTGGAGAGCCGGATCTGCATGAGGGGGTCCCGAGCGTCGTTAGTAAGTCATTGAATACTTACCACTATACGACTATGCGGCATCTGCTGCATGGGTCCCGCCTTCGGGGAGGTGCCGGGCGCATTAGCGTGGATCGGCACCGCCATCGGCGTCGTCGGCTACTTCAGCGTCGCCGTGGCCGATGCCCTGGTCATCGAGGCCATGCGCACGCTTTCCGCAGCCGAGGTGGTGGCCGACACCAATGCGTACATCGTGCTGGCGACCGCCATGTCGCTGGTCGTGTTTCGCCAGCGCACGCGGTGGCAGCAGCGGGCCGTGGCGGCCGGCGTGGTGTTTGCGGGGCTGGCCTGCATCGGGGTGGGGCGGGCGCTGTAGGGGCGGGGTTCGTCAAGGCCGACGCAGCCTTGGGCCCTGGTCAGGTCTCGTGCTGCCCCTGGTCCGCCTTGCGCCAGTCTCGCGGCGCCACACCGTAGCGCTGCTTGAAGGCTTTGGACAGCGCCGTGGCGCTGCCGTATCCCACCGCGTCGGCCACGGCCTTGAGCAATCCGCCCGCGCGCAGCTCGGACATGGCCAGGGTCAGTCGCCAGTCGGCGAGGTAGCCCGCTGGCGTGGCGCCGGTGGCCTGCTTGAAGGTCACGGCAAACGCCGTGCGCGACATGCCGGCCTGCACCGCCATGCGCTCCAGCGGCCACGCCTCGGCGGGCGCCGCGTGCAGCGCGACGAGCAGCCTGGCCAGACGGGGATCAGCCAGCCCTGTGATGAGGCCGCTGCCGACGCCGCTCGCGCCCGGGTGGTCGATCAGCCAGCGCAGCAGTTGGATCAGCACGACCTCGAACAAGCGGTCGGCCAGCAGTCGCGAGCCGCAGCGCACGCGGTCGGTCTCGGCGAACAGCAGGTCGAGCGCGGGCTGCAGGCCATCGACCTGATCCAGCGGGACGAGCACCAGAGCTGGCAGCGCCACCACCAGCGGGTTGTGCTCGGCACCATCGAAGTCGAGCGTGGCGCACGTGAAATCCGATCCGTCGCGCGGCGGGTTGTGGAAGGTGTGCGCCACCGGCCGGGGGTAGAGCATCAGCGTCGGCTCGTTCACGACGACGCGGCGTTTCAGGCCTTTGACATTGCCGTGCGTCACCACCAGCTCGCCCCGGCGCAGCACATGCAGGAAGGCGCGGCCCGGCTTCGCGTCGAAGGCGGTCGTGCCGCACAGGGCGCCGGCATGGAACAGGTGGGCCCGGACGCGGAAACGATCCAGCAGACCGGAAAGTCGATCAATGGCGGGGGGCAGGGTCGCTGCCTCCGGTTCTGAACGATGGATGGTGTTTTGAGTACTCCACAGCATCCATGGTACAGATGATGGGGACACACTGGGGACGTTGCGCAATCACATCCGGGTCGGCGGACCCGTTCCAACCCAAGACACCAGGAGTTGTTCATGAAGATGCTGAAACTGCTGATTGCCGCCACCACGCTCGGTGTGGTGGCGGATGCCGGCGCGGCAGCGCCGCAAGGCCGTGCACCCGGCTACGCGCTGGGCCAGCCGACACTGGCCCGTGCGCCGTACTCGATGGCCGACCTGGCGGCGCTGCAGAAGTCGATGCTGTTCGGCGCCGACGACGTGGCAGCGCTGCGCCAGAGCCGGGCCATCCTCGCCGACCAGACCGAGGCCATCCTCGATGTCTGGTACGGCTTCGTGGCCTCGACGCCCGAGCTGGTGGTGTTCTTCGGCGACACGCGCAGCGGCCAGCCGGACGGCGCCTACCTGGCCGCCGTCCGCAAGCGTTTTGCGCTGTGGATCCTGGACACCGCCGACGCGAAGTACGACCAGGCCTGGCTGGACTGGCAGTACGAGATCGGCCTGCGCCACAACCGGGTCAAGAAGAACAAGACCGACGGTGCCCATGGCCCCGCACAAGTGGACTTTCGCTATCTGCCCGCGCTGACCATCCCCATCACCACGACGCTGAAGCCTTTCCTGGCCAAGAAGGGGGCCTCAGCGGCGGACGTCGAGAAGATGCACGCGGCGTGGGTGAAGGCCGTGCTGTTGCAGGCCATCCTGTGGAGCCACCCCTACATCAAGGACGGGGAGTTCTGATGCCGTCGCCTGCAACGCCGGGTCGTGCGGGCACCCCGTCGCCACCCGGGCAGGCAACCAGCCTGCCAGGGTGGCGGGCCTCGCACTGGTTCAACACCCCGAGGCCCGTCGAACTGAGGGACCTGCGAGGGCGCGTCGTGCTGGTCCATGCGTTCCAGATGCTGTGCCCGGCATGTGTGTCGCACGGCCTGCCCCAGGCGCTGCGTGTGCATGAGGCGTTTCAGGGCGAGGCAGTGACGGTCATCGGGCTGCACACGGTGTTCGAGCATCACGAGGTGATGGGATCACAGGCCTTGCAGGCCTTCATCCAGGAATACCGGTTGCCATTCCCGATCGGCATCGACCAAGCCGCCGAGGCGGGGCCGCTGCCTGTCACCATGGCGCAGTGGGGCCTGCATGGCACGCCCAGTGTCGTGCTGTTCGATCGGCAGGGCCGCGCGCGACTGCACCGCTTTCGGGGTTGTCGACGACCTGGTGCTGGGCGCAGCGATCGGGCAGTTGCTGGCGGAAAGAACACCGGTCGCTGCGTCGGTGTCCCTAGATCGCGTCGGAACTGGCACGGCACGGCCAGCGTGCGACGGCATGGGCTGTGTTTCGGGGTAACGCCAACACTGACGTTGACGGCATGTCTCTCGGAAGGCGGAGTTGCTGCCGCCAAGTGCCTTCGTACGAGCCTTCACGCCGCCATGCGTGGCTCGTAGTACTCGCAACTCTCTCGAGTTGACTAGACATTGACCTCGACGTCGAGCTAGCGTGCGAAGCTCAAATGCCTGATTTTTCGATCGCTGGTGATAAATCGCAAGATCGAAAATCGGCGGTCACGAGCGATGGTCGACGCAGCGCTCGGCATCTTGCCGATATCCGGCACTGTCGGCGTTCGCTCGTGTTCCGCGAACACCCAAGTGCAGCTCGACGTACCCTTGGAAACTCTGTCCTGGTAGTAACCACCAAGGCGAGTGTTGGTCCGGGGCCCGGAGCTTCCGTGACCAGCGTGTCCATCCAGACCGGGCCAACGGCACGACTCGTTCTCGTTGAACGATCGAACCGACCCCGCCGATCGTCCGTTCCGCCATTCGTTCCGACAGGACGAGTGCCGTCGACCCGGACAGGTCAGCGAACATCTTCCGGACATCCTGGGATCGAAGGGCCCTCGGCATCGACAGCCTGGCCGCATCGACGAGAAGCCGGCTTCATCGACCTCTTCCAGTCCTCGATTCGAGCTGAGCCCGGCCCCAGGTCGGCGATCAGCGTCAACCGCGAGCGCATCGAACGCGCCGCCCGCAGCGGCGTGTTCCGCGACGGCCTCCACAAGGCCTGATCGAACAGTGCCATCTTCAATGCTTCCGATCGACCGACCCACCCGCCTCGAGCGACATCGACTCGTCCCCACCAAACGATTCAGACCTCTTCAGCGCCTTCGACCTTCGTCCGCTTTCTGCCCGGCCTGAGCGCCGTCGAAACGGTCCAGCCCGGTAGAACATTCACGTTCCAGCTGACTTCGACCAGATCGACAGGATCGGACGGGGACAACGTGATCGATTCCTGTCAGGTTCGATCACTCCGGCCAGGTCAGTGGCTTCGTTGAGGGGCGGGCTAAATTAGTGTTTCCGGCCCAAGGTGCTGCTGCGCGTAGGCTCAGCCGGGAGGTGTCAGCACCGCCAGCTGCCGGCAACGACGGCAGCGTCCCTTGTAGATGGCACCGCTCGACACCGACCCCTCGTGTCCGCACTCGAACCGAACCCGACTGGTGCCGAACGCATCGCCGGCGTGCCGGAGCACCTCGACGATCCGGCGAAGCGGCCCCAGCCGCTGAGCCAGGCCGGACATGGACGGAGACGACTACCCTGACCTCGAAGAATCCTTCCCCTTCATCCGATCACCATCCACCTCACGCACGCACACACGCACACCCGCGCGTCACCACCGAACGAGCAGCACCCGACCAAGCCGGCGGCAGCCGTCACACCGCCCTTCAACCGAGGCTGCGATTCGGTCCACCGGTCGACCCGGTCTTCCAAGGGAGTTCCGTTGTAGAACGGCCCGTTCCTGTCACGCGCCTCCCGCACGGTCGGCCCCAGTGCTAGGGCGGAAGGACCGCTGAACCCGATCTCCCGCACCAGCCGCTGACCTTCCCCACTCATGCACCAAGTCCACTGGCCCGAACGGCGCAGGTGCCTCCTGCTGGATTCGAGGTCTTGCGGTGGCGCGACTTCGGGCCGGCCCTGCTTCCTCGGCTCACCCCAAGGCGGCGCCATCCGCCAGTCGATCGGCGAACGGCGAACGGCGAACGGCGAACGGAGCGAAACATCGACTCGTTCCAGTCGAACGCCTCACTCAGGCTGAGCGCCTCTCGGAATCCGCTCATCCCGTTCGAGGAGTGCTTCATCAGATGGGCCCTGCCCCAGCCGAAGGCCCAACCCGGGCTACGTGTAAGCCGAACTGACAGGTTGAGGCGCGTGAGGGAACCGCCGCCACAACCAACCCAGCGAGCCCGGACCGAGCCAACCGACCCAGCCCGGCAGGATCGTTCCAAGGGAACGCCCCAACCCAGGACGGCAGGATCGCCGTTCCTCCAGCACGCCTCGACGGCTGGAAGGCAGAACCCACGCTGGGCAGGAACGCGATCCGTTCCAACCGAACGATCCGATGGGCCGCCGACCGGACCTGTCGAGTGATCGATCAATCCCGCCTGAAACCTACCAGTGAACCCCACCACCAGCCAAAGCGTCGTCGCGCTCATCCAGTCTTCTCCTGCCAAGTCATGGAGCCACATTGACCACTCGACAGGACGGGAGCCAGAACATCCAACACCATCACCCAGACCGCCTCGTTCCATCGGAACGCTCAACTGCCCGTTCCAACAGAACGCATGACGGCCGATCCGGTCGTTCAAGCACGACAAGTCCCGACGTTCTTCGATTCGCATCACGCCCACTTGTCCACACTGGGCGGCCAGACCAACGAGACGACCAGCCAACCTCCGCACGCCACCAACGCTGGATCACGCCTTCACGCAGTGGCCTGCTGCCGGTTCCGTAGACACCGACCTAAGCTTCTTAGAGCTTCCTCGAACTGTATCGGACTGACGTAGCCCGAGCGTCGAATGTCGGCGTGTCGGGTTGTAGAACCGCTCGATGTAGTCGAACACATCTGACCTGCGCCTGCTCCCGCGATCGGTAGACCTTGCGTGCCGTGCGTTCGGTCTTCAGAGCTGCTGAAGAAGCTCTCCATCGCCGAGTTGTCCCAGACCTCGCCAGCACGGCTCATGCTGCAGGCGATGCCCTGCTCGGTCAGCAAGCCTCTGGAAGTGCTCGCTGGTGTATTGGCTTCCCTGATCGGAGTGATGCAGCAGCGCCTGCGGCTTGTCCCCGGCGCCACACGGCCATCATCAAGGCGTCGGCCACCAACTGCGAGGTCATGCTGGTCCTGCATCGACCAGCCCACGACTCGGCGCGAGAACAGGTCAAGCACCACCGCCACGTACAGCCAGCCCTCGGCCGTCCAGATGTAGGTGAAGTCAGCGACCCATTTCTGGTTCGGGCGCATCGGCCTGGAATTGCCGGTCCAGCACGTTGTCGGCAATGGCGCTGCGCTCACCCCTGTCTTTGGGCAAGCCTCGGCGCTTTGGCCTGGCCCGCAGTGCCTGCAGCGCGCATCAGCCGCTCGATACGGTGCAGGCCGCAGTCGATGCCCCAGTACGCCAGCACGTCGTGCCAGACGCGGCGGGCGCCGTAGGTGCGGTCGCTGCCCAGGAAGCTGTTGCGAACGTGCTGCACCCAGCACCTCGTCTGTCTAGACTGCGGCTGGCTTCTGGGGCCGCACCGCGCCAGGCGTAGAAGCCGCTTCGCGAGACACCGAGCGCCTCGCACATCAGATCCGACCGGCCAGGCCCCTCGGTGCTTCGCCACGAAGCTCGAACTTCACAGTCGACTCCTTCGCGAAGTAGGCCGCGGCTTTTTTCAGGATGTCGCGCTCCATCTTGAGCTTGGCCACTTCCTTGCGCAGCCGATCCAATCTCGGCTGCCTCGGGCTTCATCACGCCTTTGCCAGGAAAGGCTTGCTGAGGATCCGCCGCCAGCTCGCGCATCCATGCTGCGCAGCACTGCTCTCGTGCAACGTCCAGATCGCGGGCAGGCCTGCGCTACCGCCACCCCGCGCTCCTTGACCAGCTTCACCGCCTCAAGCTTGAACTCCCGGCTGAACTGCCGTCTCGTTCCCATAAACCACCTCCAGTTTCATCTTCCACCTTAACAAGGTGTCCTTGAAACCGGCAGCAGGCCATACATCCATGATTGGCACTTGACCATACTACACGGGCCTGAAGGTTTAGGACGGCGCGAGATCCAGACTTGGCATGAACAGCACCTACCCGATTCACAACTTGGCATTCACGAGTATGCGGAGTTGGCGACCCGCACGAACTGCCCCTGGACGTTTCGTCGATCATCTGCTTCGTCAACTGCTCATCCGCAAACTCTGCAATTGCAGGTGAGAAGATCTGCAGTACTGGCGACCAGTCATACGGCAAACAGCCGATGGGTGAAGCGGAGGCACAGTTTAGGCATCTGGAGCCACTCCGGTTAGCAAAGCTGTTCTTGCTGCTACGACAGAGTGTCCTCCAAATATTCTTGTCAGTTGGTGGCTGTTAGAGACGCGGGCGGCCCAAAATCCAAGCCTGACAACACCACACCCTCAATGCATCGCTCCAGTCGCTTTCCTCAGATGCGAGCCGCTCCCTCGCACCAAAACGCCTATAGCAGGGCTAAAACCTGCAGGCGTAAGCAGGCCGGCTCTACCTATGAAAGCAACGGCTTCAAAGGTGCGACATGCGCTACCTGTCGTGTCGCAGGCCTGGTACAACGCGAGGTACCCGAGGCCAAATCGCATCTCCGCGCCCAAAGTCATATTGAGCACAGGACTTTCTGATGTTTGCGGTACCGGCAGCAGATTCAATAGATATTCGTAGCCTCTACTGGATATCCCGATTCGGATGGTTAAGGCTGCGAGAGTTGTCACACATTATTTGGCCAAGTCCACTTTCGAAGTCCGGGAAGGAACTTGAACTGGAGCGCGCAGACGACGCTAGGCGCAAGTCCATAAGCCGATATGCCGGCCGCTGGCATGCCAAAAAGTGGGTCATTCATCGTCAGCTCCCGGACGGCGCTGGGATAGCTCTCGTCCTTTCGAAAGCAGGCGCACGCCACTTGGCCAGAACCATCAACATTCCCGTGCGAGCGGGGGACAATTGGGGGCGCGCTGAAGAAGGTCGGTGGGCTCCGCCTGCAAGTTGGAAGCACGACTTGTTCACCACCGGGCTACTGCTGGAATACGCTGACCGCGGTGCTGAGTTCAAAACCGAACTGGAACTGCGGACGGAGAATCCGAGACTCGCGAAATATCCTGATGCGCTCATTCAGTTCGCCGCAAGCGACCAGAGCGGGCAGGAAAAGCAGTGTGTTTATTGGCTTGAGGTTGAGTCGGCCGAAAAAACGGGACGAAAGATGTTGGCACTGGCTTCAGCACTGACCGTCGTCTCGCGAGGTTTGGCGCCAGAGCTGTCAGGCTGGAAGGCGACGCACGCAGCCGTTGCTTTTCGAGTCGGCCAGAGGGACAAAAGGGGAAGACCTATTGATCACCAGCACCGAGTGTCACTGGCCGTCTCTAAGCACCTCGGGGCCAGCATTCGACTGCTTTTTGCCGAAGTCACAGTGATGGATCGAGCGCACCATCTGGTCGATCTTCACCAGACTCCCGCAGTGATCGATCCAGTCGACTTGAACTCCCCGAATGGGGCTTCTTCATCTTCGCTTTTTCATTCAAACACTGTGGGCCACTTTGAACGCGTCGTCGTAGACCGGCGTGGAGATCATTGGTTGATGAAAGTATCGCCCGCAAAGGAAGGGCGCTTCTGGGGCGAGATCTTTCACGCCGGCGAGCGGAAGGAGGGTTTCATCGTTCCGAATCTCGAGTATGGCCTTCGCCACGTTCAGCAGGTCTGGAGAGAGCGCTACTGGTGACTTCCTGTCGATTGATACCCAGCTTCCCGCAAAGTCGCGATGCTGGCGATCGAACCAAGTCGTATCCCGGTCGCGCTCGGTTCAAGTTTTGTCGCACGCGACGTATGCTGTTGTGCTTGGCGGCAATTCGAGCGGAAGCCTGAGAGCCGCGGCCGCCTTTGGCAGAACAACCTTGGGGCTTCAAGTCGAGATCACCGTCTTGCAAATTGTTCAGTTCCAAGAAAGGGAAGCAGCGAAGTTCGTGACGCCGTCCGGCGTCACAGCATTTTTCGCGACTTCGCTACCCCAAGTCTGATCAAGGCCTTGACGCAGAAGTTGCGACGCAAGCTGAAGCGCCAAGGGCTTCTGCCGTGTGAAGCAGATCGCTGAACTAGGCCGGAGCCCAACCGTTTAGTCGCGCTCGAACCTCGCCGAGCGGCAGCCTGCAGCGTGGGTGAGCTGAGATGCGGGCGAGTCCTTCGTAGAGCAGTGTCTTGGCCACATCTGCCGGATGCTTCCATTTGATCCAACATCCAAAGCAACCCGTAGACGGTGCCCAGTCGCGCCGCCGCTTCATTCCGCAGGACCTTGTCGCCGGTAACCAGTGCATGGTCGGCGCGTGTCGCGCAGCTGAGCGCAAAGCAATCGGGCAGCGACAGCGCCTTGCGCTCGGTTCCGCAGCTTGCTGAGCGAGCTGCAACCTCCTCGGGTGTCAAGCGACACAACGCCCAAGGCCAAGCTTCCGGAGCAGCGCGCCGTTCTCTGGCTCCAGCTCTCTCTCGTAGAGCAAGTCCGGCACCACCATCGTCAATCCGCAGGAGAAGGCGGCCTCCAGAAGCCCGCCCCGCTCCAGGTCAATCAGGATGGACGTGTCGGAGACCAGGATGATCATGGTCGATCAAGCCGCCTGCCCCATCAGCCGCCGGTCCAGTTCCCGCACGCTGATATTGAGGAGTTCCGCAGCCTTGGCCTCCGAGATCGCGCCTTCAGCGACGGCCCGCATGCACATGCGCTCCATCCGTAGCGGCACCTCGGGTGGCAGTGCGTTTGGTTCGGTAGATGCGGGGCCGTTCCAGCCGAGGCCCTTGATCTGCGACCAGAGGCGCCCGTAGGCCGCCTTCGTCAGCACACCAAGCTGCGCGCAGCGGACAACGAGCGAGGCGATGCTGACCTTGAACAACTTCTTCAGCTCCGCCAACTCGCCAAGTGAAATGGACGTGCGGTGGCTGCCCAGAAGCCGGAGCATCATGTCCTTCGCCATCAGGAAAGCGCCGGCAAAGCGGTCGGCAGCCTTTTCCTGCTCGGCGTCGCTCAGGTCACTGAAGCGAAGTACCAGGTGCGCCAGTTCGTGCGCCAGCGTGAAACGCTGACGCTCGCCGTTGTGGTGCTGGTTCACCACGATGACCGGCACATCGTTCTGCTCGCGGCGCTGAACAAATGCCTTCGATCCGGACACGCTTTCAGGAAGATCCAGGGCGATGACCTTGACCCCCTTGTCCTCCAGCAGCTCCGCCATGATCGGGATCGGGTCGATTCCCAGTGACCACAGCTTGCGCAGTGAGTCTGCCGCCTGCTCTGCGTCCTCGACGCGGTGAATCTCGAACTCCGGGCCGTCTGGCGCAGCCCAGGCGTCGTCCATGCCTGGCAGCAGTTCCTCTAACTCCAGGTAGCGCTCGACTTGATCGAGCACGGACGCTTCGACCGCGCGTTCTTCCTTCACGCCAGCCTGGGGCGCCTTGCGAAAGTCGACGCCCGTGAGCTCGACCTCCCGCTCACTGAGCAGGAACTCGGGCGTGATGTGAAGCGCTTTGGACAGTGCGAGCAGCACCGTCGACCCCGGCATCATCTCGCCGCGCTCGTACTTGCCGATGGCCTGAGCTGACACCTGACCGTGGATGGCGCCCTCAAGGTCGCGAAGCGAGAGGCCAAGGGCCTCCCGGGCGCGCTTCAGTCGGTTTCCGATCATCGTGTGCTCCGACTTGTTGGTTTACAGATTGACTTTGCGAAGTGTCGTTTGTAAACTCGCTCATGTCAACCTGTTTGGAGTCCTGACATGGCCAACCGTAAGAATGTTCACGTGGTTCAGCGCGGCGATCAGTGGGGCACCCTGCGCGAGGGCGGGCAGCGCGCCAGCCAAGTCTTCGACACCCAGTCGCAGGCGATCCAGTCTGGCCGGCAGATGGCGCGCCAGGGGCAGGGCGAACTGCTGATCCATGGCCAGGATGGCCGTATCCGTGCTCGCGACTCGTACGGCAACGACCCGTGCCCGCCGAAGGATTCCAAATGATCAAGATCACCTTCAAGGGCCCCAAGCCCGGCGATCTGCTTCGGGCGGCAACCGCCGCAATCGAGAAGGATCTCGAGTCGAAGGCGAAAGCTGCAGCCATGCGCCACGGCGGAATCACTGTTCGATTCAAGCGCACTGCCAGCGGCGGGCCTGCTTCAATCGAGTTGCAGGGCTCCGATGCGGCCATCGCTGCCGCGCGCTCAGCGCTGGAACGCTGAGCCGCCAAATCAGGAGGCAACGATGAAAGACTGGCTGGCCGAGATCCTGGTGGTACTTGCCTACTCGTCGCGAACCCAGTTTGCGGTTGTCTTGGGCATGGTGTCCTTCGTCGGGCTGATGGTGGCTGGTGACTACTTCGTCGGCAGGATTGAGCTTCATGGCGCGCTGGCGCCGCTGACGGACGTTGTGCGCGAGAAGCTGTTTCACAGGTACGACAAGGCGGCGTGGGCGTCTCTGGCGGCGTGCCTGTTGTTGGCGGTGAAGCTGTACCGCAAAGACCGGAAGCGGCTGTTGGGACTTTGACCAGCGCTGCCCCCACCTGCAAACCCTTGTCGGAGTCGACTGATGGCCTGCGCGATCGAACACGCTCAATTCAACTTCATTGCTGTCGCCTGTGTATGCGCAATCGTGCGAGATCGCGAGGGGCAGCCGGCCGATGCCACCCCCATCGCGGTGGGCGCGGCAGCGGCTTGCTTACCGTCGCTTCCTGATGTCCTGGAGCCAGCATTGCACCCCAATCACCGCAAGTTCTTTCACAGCGTCGCGCTGTTTGCAGGCCTGGGCTATGGCCTGCACCGCCTGTACAAATGGGAGGCCGAAGACGACTTGCAGCGGCTACTCCGTGTGGCGGG is a genomic window containing:
- a CDS encoding DUF2188 domain-containing protein; amino-acid sequence: MANRKNVHVVQRGDQWGTLREGGQRASQVFDTQSQAIQSGRQMARQGQGELLIHGQDGRIRARDSYGNDPCPPKDSK